Part of the Paenibacillus guangzhouensis genome is shown below.
TCATGACTAGACTACCCCTCTCCTATCATTACGCTCCATGATAAATCAATTGGCACGATTACCGAATTACAGCTTTAGTATCACCACGCCGGCTATCATTAGCCCGATCCCGATATACTGAGGAAATCTCATCTTCTGCCGCGCAGCGCCGAACCACCCATTACGGTCCATGAGGAACGTAAGAATGAGCTGAGCAATCAACAGAGTAGATACTGTCAACGTAACCCCGATATGATGAATCGAAGTAATATTGCTAAAAATAACGATAGCCCCAAACGCCCCGCTAATCAGATAGATCGGCTTCACCTGTGTAAGCCCCTGCCACTTGCCGTCTCGAACGATGAACATGACGAGTAATGCCACAACGAATCCTGTGAACTGGGTGATCGCGGCCGTCTGCCACGTGCCGATATCTTGACTGATCCTGGAATTCGCGACGCCTTGCAGCGTAACGAATATCCCTCCAAAGAT
Proteins encoded:
- a CDS encoding DMT family transporter, with the protein product MRGILFAIFGGIFVTLQGVANSRISQDIGTWQTAAITQFTGFVVALLVMFIVRDGKWQGLTQVKPIYLISGAFGAIVIFSNITSIHHIGVTLTVSTLLIAQLILTFLMDRNGWFGAARQKMRFPQYIGIGLMIAGVVILKL